A region from the Mesorhizobium sp. J8 genome encodes:
- the hemN gene encoding oxygen-independent coproporphyrinogen III oxidase, translated as MSPHAAVHATHPSAVANVADNVPRYTSYPTAPHFHPGVDAVTVRGWMDALEGDDEISLYLHIPYCDRLCWFCACHTKQTRHYTPVAAFLRSLHKEIETVGGLVHGRGRIRAVHFGGGSPTMLKPDDILMLGEALRDRFDFLDDASLSVEIDPNDMDDGRIDAFAAIGMARASLGVQDFDPKVQKAINREQSFALTKSIVDAVRARGVQSVNLDLLYGLPHQTRESVAATVVQALTLEPDRLALFGYAHVPWFKKHQTMIDEAWLPDSAARLAQSRLAAQLIVDAGYEALGLDHFAKPQDALAVAARAGKIRRNFQGYTEDQCDTLIGLGPSSISRFRQGYAQNIVATGEYEKAVDAGGLATARGIELSVDDQARAWLIERLMCSFAFSAIELVERFGAVGQTVLCEASRLAIGGAGHLLRLDRENFIVPEESRPLVRTVAARFDKYLNNGTGRHSPAV; from the coding sequence ATGAGCCCTCACGCCGCCGTCCATGCCACGCACCCAAGCGCTGTTGCGAACGTTGCCGACAACGTACCGCGTTACACGAGCTATCCGACGGCGCCGCACTTTCATCCGGGCGTCGATGCGGTGACGGTTCGCGGGTGGATGGATGCGCTCGAAGGCGACGACGAGATATCGCTCTATCTGCACATCCCCTATTGCGACCGGTTGTGCTGGTTCTGCGCCTGCCACACCAAGCAGACACGTCACTATACGCCCGTGGCCGCCTTCCTGCGCTCGCTCCACAAGGAGATCGAAACGGTCGGCGGCCTTGTGCACGGCCGGGGCAGGATCCGCGCCGTCCATTTCGGCGGCGGCTCTCCGACGATGCTCAAGCCCGATGACATACTCATGCTGGGAGAAGCATTGCGGGATCGGTTCGACTTTCTCGACGATGCCAGCCTCAGCGTCGAGATCGATCCCAACGACATGGATGACGGCCGGATCGATGCCTTTGCGGCAATCGGCATGGCCAGGGCGAGCCTCGGCGTTCAGGACTTCGATCCCAAGGTGCAGAAGGCGATCAACCGCGAGCAGAGCTTTGCGCTCACCAAAAGCATTGTCGATGCGGTCCGCGCGCGAGGCGTTCAATCCGTCAACCTGGACCTTCTCTACGGCCTGCCGCATCAGACCCGCGAAAGTGTCGCGGCGACGGTCGTCCAGGCGCTGACGCTGGAGCCGGACCGGCTTGCCCTATTCGGCTACGCGCATGTGCCATGGTTCAAGAAGCACCAGACGATGATCGATGAAGCCTGGCTGCCCGACTCCGCCGCACGCCTGGCGCAGTCACGGCTTGCCGCGCAACTGATCGTCGATGCCGGCTACGAGGCCTTGGGGCTGGATCATTTTGCAAAACCGCAGGATGCGCTGGCGGTTGCGGCCCGTGCCGGCAAGATCCGTCGCAACTTCCAGGGTTATACCGAGGATCAGTGCGACACCCTGATCGGTCTTGGTCCGTCCTCGATCAGTCGGTTCCGCCAGGGCTATGCACAAAACATTGTCGCGACCGGCGAGTACGAAAAAGCCGTCGATGCCGGTGGGCTGGCGACAGCGCGCGGCATTGAGCTCAGCGTCGATGATCAGGCGAGGGCCTGGCTCATCGAACGCCTGATGTGCAGCTTCGCCTTCTCGGCGATAGAACTTGTCGAACGCTTTGGAGCGGTGGGACAAACGGTGCTCTGCGAAGCGAGCCGGTTGGCCATCGGCGGCGCCGGCCATCTCCTTCGGCTCGACCGCGAAAACTTCATCGTGCCGGAGGAAAGCCGTCCGCTCGTCAGGACTGTGGCGGCCAGGTTCGACAAATATCTCAACAATGGAACCGGCAGGCACTCGCCGGCGGTCTGA